CGCAGCCAGGGGTTGCCTTTGCCGGCGGGTCCGGAGGTGTTCTTCGGGCCGGACTGGAAGGTGCGTGGGGATAGGCGGGCCCAGGAGGCCAGGTGGTCGGCGGTGGGGAACACGCTCATGTCGGTGCCGATCTCGGCGAGGATGACCTGGGCGGTGGCCGGTCCCACCCCGGGGATCTCGTCCAGGCGCTCGACGTCGGTCAGCGGCATCAGCATGCCCTGACCGGGCCGGTCGTCGTCCCTGTCACCGTCCCTGTCGTCGTGGGTCGTGGACAGCTCGGTGAGACGGGTGGTGATGCGGGCGGTGAGCTTGTCGATCTGCATGGTGAGGTAGTCGACGGTGTCCAGCAGCATCCGCAGCATGAACGCGTGGTGTTCCTCGAACCCGCCCGCCAGTGCCTCTTGAAGGGCCTGGGGGCTGGCTTTGATGGTGCCGTGTGCCAGGTCGGCCAGGGCCCTGGGGCTGCGTTCGCCCGCGATCAGCGCCTCGAGCATCGCGCGGCCGGAGACGCCGAAGATGTCGGAGATCACCGAGGACAGCTTGATCTGCGCGTCCTCCAGGAGCTTCTCCGCGCGCTGCTTGTGCCGGGTGCGCTCGTGGGTGAGGACCGCGCGGGAACGGGTCAGGTCCCGCAGCTCCCGCACCGGCTTTGGCGGCACGAACGAGGCTCTGAGCATGCCGCGTTCGGCGAGCTTGGCCAGCCACACCGCATCGAGCCTGTCGGTCTTCGGGCGGCCAGGCACGTTCTTCACGTCACGCGCGTTGACCAGCCAGCATTCAAGCCCCCGCGCCTCCAGGAGAAAGAAGAACGGCTTCCAGTACGTCGAGGTCGCTTCCATGACCACCCGGGTGACGCCCTGGCATATCAGGTGGTCCGCGAGATCCAGGATGGCGCCGCTGGTCGCGGCCACGTGCCACACACGCTGTACTCTCCGGCCGGGCTTGTCCTCGTGCGGCACCCGGGTGCACACCATCCCGGATGCCTTGGCGATATCGATCGCCGCGACCCGCTCCACCAGCTCCGGTCCCTGCTCGCTCTCCTCGGCATCCGTCTCCGCCACGGGCGCGTGCCCCTTCCCCCTCGTTCCGTTCGTACAGGCGGCGCCCGCCCCAAGGGGCCACGGGGAAGACGAAATCTGACCGGCGTGCTCTACGGCAACAAGGCAAGGCCCCGCAGCGGCCCCTGCACCAGACTGACCTACGGGCTTGGTGTCCCAACGAGCAACCGGAGTCGGCGAGCGGGCGCCGCGATCATGTTTTCACGCCGGCAAGGCGTTCCCCGACAGGGACCAGAAGGGCTGACCTGCTCAAACTGAGGTTGGAAACAGCTCGGTGGCCTTTCATCAGTTCGCGCGCCTTGCGCCGTTTCGCCATATCCTTGATTCATATTCCGTAGCGCTCGGCGTCTCCGTCTGCGCCCTCTGGAAGACGGGGGACTCCCGAGTAGGGGCAAGGCCTTAGGAGTCGCATATGTCTTCCCTCCCCGTCGTGGATAGCCTAGACATTCTCGTCATCGGTGCTGGCATCTCTGGCATCGGCGCCGGCCACTACCTCGTCACCGAGCAGCCCGCGAAGAGTTTCGCGATTCTGGAAGCCCGGGGGGCATGTGGCGGGACATGGGATTTTTTTCGTTACCCAGGCATACGTTCCGACTCCGACCTGTATACGTTCGGTTACGAGTTCAGGCCTTGGCGAGGCCAGGAGTCGATTGCTTCCGCGCCGCGGATCTTGGCCTATCTCCGAGAGACCGTCAAGGAGAACGGCCTGGAGAACCGCATCCGCTACCACCACAGGGTATTGCGCGCCGACTGGTCCGGTGAGGATGCCCGCTGGCTGGTGCAGGTGGAGCGTACCGATACGGGCGAGCGCCTCGTCTTCAGCGCCCAGTGGATCTTCGATGCGGGCGGCTACTACCGGTACGACGAGGGTTTTGTGCCGAATTTCAAGGGGCGGGAGAGGTTCCACGGCCAAATTGTTCATCCACAGTGCTGGCCTGATGACATCGACTTCACTGGCAAGCGGGTGGTGGTGATCGGAAGCGGTGCTACCGCAGTCACTCTCGTACCAGTCATGGC
This DNA window, taken from Streptomyces sp. SCSIO 30461, encodes the following:
- a CDS encoding IS110 family transposase, which translates into the protein MAETDAEESEQGPELVERVAAIDIAKASGMVCTRVPHEDKPGRRVQRVWHVAATSGAILDLADHLICQGVTRVVMEATSTYWKPFFFLLEARGLECWLVNARDVKNVPGRPKTDRLDAVWLAKLAERGMLRASFVPPKPVRELRDLTRSRAVLTHERTRHKQRAEKLLEDAQIKLSSVISDIFGVSGRAMLEALIAGERSPRALADLAHGTIKASPQALQEALAGGFEEHHAFMLRMLLDTVDYLTMQIDKLTARITTRLTELSTTHDDRDGDRDDDRPGQGMLMPLTDVERLDEIPGVGPATAQVILAEIGTDMSVFPTADHLASWARLSPRTFQSGPKNTSGPAGKGNPWLRGALGEAAISAARTDTFLGARYRRIVKRRGHLKALVAVARSILVTVWHLLNDPTARYRDLGPDWHTKNLDPARKTRDLVRQLTALGHDVTLTPAGA